In one window of Solanum pennellii chromosome 2, SPENNV200 DNA:
- the LOC107011814 gene encoding protein NSP-INTERACTING KINASE 1-like — MEKKREIKASFLYVATFLALWSSAAGLLSPKGVNFEVQALMAIKVALKDPHGVLDNWDSTSVDPCSWAMVTCSSESLVIGLGAPSQNLSGTFSPSIGNLTNLQIILLQNNNITGPIPKEIGRLSKLQTLDLSDNFFTGDIPVSLGHLSDLKYMRLNNNSLSGEIPVSLANMSQLTLVDLSFNNLSGPVPRFPPKKFNIVGNPLICETGSEPDCYGMQLLPMSMTLNGSESSPSGKRKGHKIALVFGSTLGCISLLVLGIGLFLWSRHRHNQQAFFDVKDRHHEEVSLGNLRRFQFKDLQIATNNFSNKNILGKGGFGNVYKGHLPDGTPVAVKRLNDGNAIGGEKQFQTEVEMISLAVHRNLLRLYGFCMTQSEKLLVYPYMSNGSVASRLRVKPVLDWGTRKRIAIGAARGLLYLHEQCDPKIIHRDVKAANILLDDFCEAVVGDFGLAKLLDHQDSHVTTAVRGTVGHIAPEYLSTGQSSEKTDVFGFGILLLELITGMRAIEFGKAANQKGVMLDWVRKIHQEKKLDVLVDKDLRINYDRIELEEMVQVALLCTQYLPGHRPKMSEIVRMLEGDGLAERWEASQKFDGSNKYKTKELSSSERFSDLTDDSLLLVQAMELSGPR; from the exons atggaaaagaaaagagagataaAGGCTTCATTCTTGTATGTGGCTACATTCTTGGCTCTTTGGAGTTCAGCAGCAGGATTgctttctcctaaaggtgtcaACTTTGAAG TGCAAGCTTTAATGGCCATAAAAGTTGCTTTGAAGGATCCTCATGGGGTTCTTGATAATTGGGATAGTACTTCTGTCGATCCATGTAGTTGGGCTATGGTTACTTGTTCTTCTGAGAGTTTGGTTATTGGCTT AGGGGCACCAAGCCAGAATCTGTCTGGTACTTTTTCTCCTAGCATTGGCAATTTGACAAATCTTCAGATTAT ATTGCTGCAGAATAACAATATAACAGGACCAATCCCAAAAGAAATTGGAAGGCTCTCAAAACTTCAGACTCTTGATCTTTCTGATAATTTCTTCACTGGTGATATTCCTGTTTCTTTGGGACACTTGAGTGACCTCAAGTACAT GAGGCTCAACAATAACAGTCTATCAGGAGAAATTCCAGTCTCATTAGCCAACATGTCACAGCTTACTCTAGT GGACTTATCCTTCAATAACTTGAGTGGACCGGTACCTAGGTTCCCCCCCAAGAAATTCAA CATTGTTGGAAATCCATTGATCTGCGAGACGGGGTCTGAGCCAGACTGCTATGGAATGCAATTGTTGCCTATGTCAATGACATTGAATGGTTCAGAAT CTTCGCCTTCTGGGAAGCGAAAAGGTCATAAAATCGCGCTTGTATTTGGCTCGACTCTTGGTTGTATTTCTTTGCTTGTTCTTGGAATTGGACTCTTTCTATGGTCAAGGCATAGACACAATCAACAAGCCTTTTTTGATGTTAAAG ATCGGCATCATGAAGAAGTTTCCCTTGGAAATTTAAGAAGATTCCAATTCAAGGATCTCCAAATTGCAACCAACAACTTCAGCAACAAAAACATTTTAGGAAAAGGTGGTTTTGGGAATGTTTATAAAGGCCATCTCCCAGACGGTACTCCTGTGGCTGTAAAGAGGCTAAATGATGGCAATGCAATTGGTGGTGAGAAACAATTCCAAACAGAAGTCGAAATGATAAGCTTAGCAGTGCATCGTAACCTCCTCAGGCTCTATGGATTTTGTATGACACAGTCGGAGAAGCTTTTGGTTTACCCTTATATGTCCAATGGTAGTGTAGCTTCGCGCCTCAGAg TAAAACCTGTGTTGGATTGGGGAACAAGGAAGCGAATTGCTATAGGAGCTGCTCGAGGACTGTTATATCTTCACGAACAATGTGATCCAAAGATAATTCATAGAGATGTTAAAGCAGCAAATATATTGCTCGATGACTTTTGTGAGGCGGTTGTGGGAGATTTTGGGCTGGCAAAGCTTTTAGATCACCAGGATTCACATGTCACAACAGCTGTGCGCGGTACAGTAGGGCATATAGCCCCTGAATACTTATCAACAGGCCAATCATCTGAGAAAACAGACGTGTTCGGATTTGGGATCCTTCTACTTGAACTGATCACAGGAATGAGAGCTATCGAATTTGGAAAAGCAGCTAACCAAAAGGGAGTAATGCTTGATTGG GTTAGGAAAATTCACCAAGAGAAGAAACTTGATGTCCTTGTTGATAAAGATTTGAGAATCAACTATGATCGAATCGAGCTAGAGGAAATGGTGCAAGTTGCTCTGCTTTGCACACAATATCTTCCAGGCCACAGACCAAAAATGTCTGAAATTGTTCGTATGCTTGAAGGTGATGGACTTGCAGAGAGATGGGAAGCATCCCAAAAATTTGATGGTAGTAACAAGTATAAAACTAAAGAGCTATCCTCATCCGAGAGATTCTCAGATCTCACCGATGATTCTTTATTACTTGTACAAGCCATGGAGCTGTCTGGTCCTAGGTGA